From Bacteroidota bacterium:
AAGGGGCCTATGTACCCGTTCGGCATCCCCAGATAAGCGCCCTGGCGCTTGCGCTGCGCGCTTATGAGCGCTGGGGTTGGCTATAAAAAAGCCGGGCTCCCTCCTCCTGAGCCCGGCTCTTTCCCTACAGAGGCGGCCAGCCAAGTGGCGGCTTAGCGCTTAGGCACCGTATAGCGCACCGGTCCGATGAGTTCAGGCCCGGCTGAGGCCGCATCGTCGTCTCGGCGCTGAGGCGCAGCAGCCCGAAAGCGCACCACGTCTCCGCGGACCTCATAGGTCCAGGGAAAGTACAAGCCCCCTGTTATGGCGCTGATCAACCAGTCCACAACCGAAAGCTGAGACATAATCATGATATTGGTCGCGGCTACGCCGTTGTAGCGGCGCACTTCATCCCGGATGATGGTCTCTGCTTGCGGCGGGCCGATGGGGACTAGCCCAAAGACTAAAAAGTGCGCTTTGCGCTGATACTGAAACGAGCGCACAATTTCGTACTCGGCTGGGTCGCGTTCCGGCGGGATGACGTATTGCATGGTGTAGCAGCCGCTGGCGGTAAGGAACACAAGAAGCACTAGCATGAGAGAAGACGCGCGATGCATATGGCACCTCCTTGTTTAGGACGGTTCGGTTGTCCGAAAATTAGGCAAAAGGCCTCACCCCTCCAAGGCGTAAGG
This genomic window contains:
- a CDS encoding Bor family protein, with amino-acid sequence MHRASSLMLVLLVFLTASGCYTMQYVIPPERDPAEYEIVRSFQYQRKAHFLVFGLVPIGPPQAETIIRDEVRRYNGVAATNIMIMSQLSVVDWLISAITGGLYFPWTYEVRGDVVRFRAAAPQRRDDDAASAGPELIGPVRYTVPKR